The segment AACTATCATTAGTTATTAAGATTTCACACACAAAAGAACTATTAAAAAGCACATGTTGAAGATCACATCTTGCTCAAAAATATACACTAACGCATTGTATAATAATCACTAGTTTGAGACAGTTAGAaatgatattatgaaataaaatcttgattttatataacaaatgattaaatataattttttaatttacaatCGAGTTGCTAATCCATCAAAAAGACCTCAAACCATGGAAAATTGATAACTCAATATTAATAAAGTGGATTTATTTACTGAACGGCTAAATAAATAACCATTATCAATAATGCAAAAACTTTTTTCGTGTTCAAATTATTGATTTCAATTCATTTCGGACAACCTTAGGTGTAGTAGAGAGAGTTATTTGTTCCATATTTAGATTTGGGGCTCAAACTCTAATCTCTATGTATGAAAAATCATTGATATAGAGTGATTTCCCACAATGAAACCCTACGCGacacaaattcaaattaattaaacttcaatgttgaatagaatcaaaataaaataaaaaattaaactttcttTCGTATTCAAATATCACTCTCAAATCTCCAAATATTGTGTTCTCAACGTCAACTTTTAATaccttatttttaaatttataaccAAATAATATCGATGTCTATGggaaaaatacaatttaaaaatctATCATTTAAAATCTGGATGGATCttaaaaactttaaagttaGGAGACCAACTTGATACCTGAAAATCATATGGGGTCAAAACTCTCATTATGACAAAATATAGGGGCAAGAAGTGTAATTAACGCAAAAAGAGATAAAAGGGCAAATTTTTCTCTAGATCAAATCTTTAGTAGTAGTCTAGAACCTCTACAGAAGTTCGATCTGATCGTTTTTTGCTGCATAAACCCCAATCAACAATGCCGGTAAGTCCATTTTTTCCGATTCTGCTTTCTCAGTTCTGTGTTTTGATCCGATTAGGTAAATGTATGGAACAATTTGAAGCAATCATTTTGAATCGTGTTGATGATTGATTGTTTGTGTGATTGAATTTTGTGCAGATGACAGTGATAGAAGTGGCAGCGCCGAGCCCAATGAGGTACATGATGGGAGCAGCTGTAATGATGATCGGCGTTGTATTGCCTCTTGCTTATATGATGTTTAGGAACAAACGTGttccttcctcttcttcttattctaaaCAGACGTAGGTATCTgcctttctctttttcttttaagtgATTTATTGATTTCCGATAATCATCACGAGTTGAGCTTAATTGG is part of the Solanum pennellii chromosome 8, SPENNV200 genome and harbors:
- the LOC107027941 gene encoding uncharacterized protein LOC107027941 isoform X2 codes for the protein MPMTVIEVAAPSPMRYMMGAAVMMIGVVLPLAYMMFRNKRVPSSSSYSKQT
- the LOC107027941 gene encoding uncharacterized protein LOC107027941 isoform X1 — protein: MPMTVIEVAAPSPMRYMMGAAVMMIGVVLPLAYMMFRNKRVPSSSSYSKQTNKVLI